The Phragmitibacter flavus genome includes a window with the following:
- a CDS encoding CPBP family intramembrane glutamic endopeptidase, with translation MSTPSKHRDLLLIGGYFVAILLFAAVVTPPVFFAAQKIIAASPGGWIDQFLGHRAFPAYFNRVGLVAALVGLWPLFRMMKMRKSEVLGINASRHWLHLFVTGFVFAAGLLLIMGTAFIQVDAYRMKAEPRWLDLLSPITSALAVGMIEEFLFRGAILGILCRSLGMKAGLFWTTLFFAVVHFLKPPDDEAIANANVTWTTGFWVIPQLFRGFGQFEFFVEEFLTLSAVGFVLGWVRLRTGSLWGSIGLHAGWVFGLKYFGGLKNNTKALKQGDWIPWIGENLKIGLAPFAVVLLTGVIMVWWHRRLSGDFKKDIASRRS, from the coding sequence ATGTCCACTCCTTCCAAACATCGCGATCTGCTGCTCATCGGCGGATATTTTGTCGCCATCCTGCTGTTCGCCGCCGTCGTCACGCCACCGGTGTTTTTTGCTGCCCAGAAAATCATTGCGGCCTCGCCGGGTGGGTGGATCGATCAGTTTTTGGGACATCGCGCCTTTCCGGCGTATTTCAACCGCGTGGGACTGGTCGCCGCGTTGGTGGGATTGTGGCCGTTGTTTCGAATGATGAAGATGCGCAAGTCGGAGGTGCTGGGCATCAATGCTTCGCGTCATTGGCTGCACTTGTTTGTCACCGGATTTGTGTTTGCCGCCGGGCTGCTGCTGATCATGGGCACCGCCTTCATCCAGGTGGATGCCTACCGCATGAAAGCAGAACCTCGCTGGCTCGATTTGTTGAGTCCGATCACCTCCGCCCTTGCCGTGGGAATGATTGAGGAGTTCCTGTTTCGCGGTGCGATTTTGGGCATTCTGTGCCGCTCCTTGGGGATGAAAGCGGGTCTGTTCTGGACGACCCTGTTTTTCGCGGTGGTGCATTTCCTCAAGCCCCCCGATGACGAGGCGATTGCCAATGCCAACGTCACCTGGACCACCGGATTCTGGGTGATCCCTCAACTGTTCCGAGGGTTCGGTCAGTTCGAGTTTTTTGTGGAAGAATTTCTCACCCTGAGCGCCGTCGGTTTTGTGTTGGGCTGGGTGCGTCTTCGGACCGGTTCATTGTGGGGCAGCATCGGCCTGCATGCCGGCTGGGTGTTTGGCTTGAAATATTTTGGTGGATTGAAGAACAACACCAAAGCCCTGAAGCAAGGCGACTGGATTCCGTGGATTGGCGAAAACCTCAAAATCGGTCTGGCCCCCTTTGCCGTCGTCTTGTTGACCGGCGTCATCATGGTCTGGTGGCATCGTCGGCTTTCTGGCGATTTTAAAAAAGACATTGCCAGCCGTCGCAGTTGA